One window from the genome of Pseudomonas frederiksbergensis encodes:
- a CDS encoding glycoside hydrolase family 19 protein, giving the protein MPLTEQQLLRIMPNARRQAGVFVSALNAAMAHRQIDTPKRQAAFLAQVGHESGQLQYVRELGGDQYLSKYDTGSLASKLGNSPEPDGDGQRYRGRGLIQVTGRNNYLRCSLALFGDERLLRTPELLELPQWAAESAAWFWWVRELNVLADRDEFEMITRKINGGLNGLADRLQLWERARAVLCVSST; this is encoded by the coding sequence ATGCCACTCACCGAGCAGCAACTACTGCGCATCATGCCCAACGCCCGCCGCCAAGCGGGCGTTTTCGTATCGGCCCTGAACGCCGCCATGGCACACCGACAGATCGATACGCCCAAGCGGCAGGCGGCATTCCTGGCCCAGGTTGGGCATGAGTCCGGCCAACTGCAGTACGTGCGGGAGCTGGGCGGCGATCAGTACCTCAGCAAATACGACACCGGTTCGCTGGCTTCGAAACTCGGCAACTCCCCCGAGCCCGACGGAGATGGCCAGCGCTATCGCGGTCGCGGCTTGATCCAAGTGACGGGGCGCAACAACTACCTGCGCTGCAGCTTGGCGCTGTTCGGCGACGAGCGCCTGTTGCGCACGCCCGAACTGTTGGAACTGCCCCAATGGGCGGCCGAGTCGGCTGCGTGGTTCTGGTGGGTCAGGGAGCTGAACGTGCTGGCTGATCGGGATGAGTTCGAAATGATCACCCGGAAAATCAACGGCGGGCTCAACGGCTTGGCAGATCGCCTGCAACTGTGGGAGCGGGCGAGGGCGGTGTTATGCGTCTCGTCGACCTGA
- a CDS encoding DUF4365 domain-containing protein, whose amino-acid sequence MSKYINTERVGINAVSTTVTSELNWIFREQPIVDMGIDAQIESVQDGTPSGKLIAIQIKSGRGNFSESKDSLTYYGDLVHLNYWTNHSLPVIIVAHLPDTNVTLWQHVCKKNIRKTPKAWSIKIPKNNIFNRNSLPRLSEIIDGPPHEQKLRRLTLDLEVMKLIKSGYKVSVGFDHWYNKSLGRSDIEIFAYDKDGNETLAREWFQYYVCSNPKELMKLIFPWATAKVDIEFYEENDEYEESDHERMMRATDIDNGFEPYVPNPSDIYPYSDSAGEVASYRVRLFLNDLGKSFLVLNDYLELEA is encoded by the coding sequence ATGAGCAAATATATCAACACTGAGCGCGTAGGAATTAACGCAGTCTCAACCACCGTCACCAGTGAGCTCAACTGGATATTTAGGGAGCAGCCCATTGTCGACATGGGGATTGATGCACAAATAGAGTCAGTTCAGGATGGCACCCCATCTGGAAAATTAATCGCAATCCAAATTAAATCAGGGAGGGGAAATTTTTCAGAATCTAAGGACTCGCTAACCTATTACGGTGATTTAGTCCACCTCAACTATTGGACAAACCACTCTCTACCTGTAATCATAGTGGCTCATCTCCCAGATACTAACGTTACACTCTGGCAGCATGTATGCAAAAAAAACATTCGAAAAACCCCGAAAGCTTGGTCTATCAAAATACCAAAAAACAATATATTTAATCGCAACTCCTTACCCCGTCTATCGGAAATCATCGATGGCCCACCACACGAACAAAAACTACGACGACTCACATTAGACTTAGAAGTGATGAAACTCATAAAATCGGGATACAAGGTCTCGGTCGGCTTTGACCACTGGTACAACAAAAGTCTAGGACGTTCAGATATAGAGATTTTTGCGTACGACAAAGATGGAAATGAAACGCTTGCTAGAGAGTGGTTCCAATACTATGTCTGCTCTAACCCAAAAGAACTAATGAAATTAATTTTCCCCTGGGCCACAGCCAAAGTGGATATAGAATTTTATGAAGAAAACGATGAGTATGAAGAATCCGATCATGAAAGAATGATGCGAGCAACGGATATTGACAATGGTTTTGAGCCCTACGTTCCTAACCCAAGCGATATCTACCCATACAGTGACTCCGCTGGCGAGGTTGCCTCATATCGAGTCCGTTTATTCTTAAATGATTTAGGCAAAAGCTTTTTGGTGTTGAATGATTATCTAGAACTGGAGGCATAG
- a CDS encoding lysis system i-spanin subunit Rz has protein sequence MRLVDLIPLQYRVLAAGFLLFALVATSAVIAWTVQGWRYGQQLEKQARLHTETLNQITLASTALQRAEQDKRLALEQRLVANDQTHYRALTDAQRDQDRLRDRLATADVRLSVLLDATDTANGCAVPATTSSGGVVHGATRARLDPAHAQRIIGITDAGDRGLIALAACQAYAKEVSTPK, from the coding sequence ATGCGTCTCGTCGACCTGATCCCGCTGCAATACCGCGTGCTGGCCGCCGGGTTTCTACTGTTCGCTCTGGTCGCCACTTCGGCGGTCATCGCCTGGACGGTCCAGGGCTGGCGATACGGGCAGCAGCTCGAAAAACAAGCCCGGCTCCACACCGAAACCCTCAACCAAATCACCCTGGCCTCGACCGCGCTGCAGCGCGCCGAGCAGGACAAGCGCCTGGCCCTGGAACAGCGGCTGGTCGCCAATGACCAAACCCACTATCGAGCCCTAACCGATGCCCAACGTGATCAGGATCGCCTACGTGATCGCCTCGCTACTGCTGATGTCCGGCTGTCAGTCCTACTCGATGCCACCGATACCGCCAACGGTTGTGCAGTGCCAGCCACCACCAGCTCCGGCGGCGTGGTTCATGGAGCCACACGCGCCCGACTTGACCCGGCGCATGCTCAACGAATTATCGGAATCACCGATGCCGGCGACCGGGGGCTGATAGCCCTGGCGGCCTGCCAAGCCTACGCCAAAGAAGTTTCAACACCGAAGTGA
- a CDS encoding phage tail tape measure protein, with the protein MASKLALSLVIGGAVSSTVGSAFRTVEGHIKKLEDKGNKAKVLKSTIGETIRLRDEWKRAHETGAASADGLLRKLNGNLDALRKQGVQVGRLGQEYQRLGQAAKAADLQLKGHQQLDAGKKGLTSSIGQGVVATGLAAIPTKVSANYQAIIRDIAIKADVVNKPQEAQLNQTVIQTSRDTGMARNDVADLVNQLVGAGMDLKQAMAYAPTAAKFAIGQGASGVDTASMIMALQQNAKINDPMVMQQALEAIALQGQAGSFEASDMARWFPQLLATMEKNGSTGMDAVSSLGAMLQVQMKTAGGSDEAANNLKNWMEKIGSSDVVKAYKDAGIDYQASLNTGIQKGMSTLESSFALAMKYIQATDPAKAAKMAEAQAKISKEADPETAKAALDALEKSLRTGDLFADMQVKAALTAYSQNKQLYEQLKKDSQSSGGILDKNLAERRETSKQMWDELGQAVSDGMRSIGDAIRPATDAVAQGLTSVVRWLTKLSDGSQPVVLGIAGITAGLIALKSAASAVKIGRGLYNITRGRAMERGVGSLGDAVTKAPKTGIKTVDKGLGALGKLMGAGNDSGAGLSAEPQRVFVVNADAIGRASSGPGADPGGGTRRRQRGRRGRRSGIGTLPRRRLPGRVPSPPVVSAPAAVSVMPKVGLLAAAPMAAAAEAASGGSLGRAVQSIRGVTRATKRIPGGNVLDAGVGVLDTALNATTQDEKAEGYGGAAGGFAGALAGGAAGAAIGSVVPIIGTAIGGAIGAALGGLGGESIGSFLGKSWFGSEAQAEEAKPAEVVKPAEPTPPVPPKVEQAFSFAPNVSITVQGDVKDPAQLARELEPHLRQLMEAFSRETLARQSSSQLFDAPHV; encoded by the coding sequence ATGGCAAGCAAACTGGCGTTATCGCTGGTGATTGGCGGTGCCGTCAGTTCGACGGTGGGGTCTGCCTTTCGCACAGTTGAAGGGCATATCAAAAAGCTGGAGGACAAAGGCAACAAGGCCAAGGTGCTCAAGAGCACCATTGGCGAAACCATCCGCCTGCGGGATGAATGGAAGCGGGCACACGAGACGGGCGCTGCATCGGCGGACGGTCTGTTGCGCAAGCTCAACGGCAACCTCGACGCCCTGCGCAAACAAGGCGTCCAGGTGGGCCGGCTGGGCCAGGAATACCAGCGGCTTGGCCAAGCGGCCAAGGCCGCCGATCTGCAGCTCAAGGGTCACCAGCAACTCGATGCCGGCAAGAAGGGGCTCACGTCGAGCATCGGCCAGGGCGTTGTCGCCACTGGACTTGCGGCGATTCCCACCAAGGTCAGCGCGAATTACCAGGCGATCATCCGCGACATCGCGATCAAGGCAGATGTGGTCAACAAGCCACAGGAGGCACAGCTCAACCAGACGGTGATCCAGACCTCACGCGATACGGGCATGGCCCGGAACGATGTCGCGGATCTGGTGAACCAGCTGGTCGGTGCCGGTATGGACCTTAAGCAAGCCATGGCCTACGCGCCGACGGCCGCCAAGTTCGCCATTGGCCAGGGCGCGTCGGGCGTCGACACGGCCAGCATGATCATGGCGCTGCAGCAGAACGCCAAGATCAATGACCCCATGGTGATGCAGCAAGCCCTGGAGGCCATCGCCCTTCAAGGGCAAGCGGGTAGCTTCGAAGCCAGCGACATGGCCCGGTGGTTTCCGCAACTGCTGGCCACCATGGAAAAGAATGGCAGCACCGGCATGGACGCGGTCAGCTCCCTGGGCGCGATGCTTCAAGTCCAGATGAAGACTGCCGGCGGTTCGGATGAGGCGGCCAACAACCTCAAGAACTGGATGGAGAAAATCGGTTCGAGCGATGTGGTGAAGGCGTACAAGGACGCTGGCATTGATTATCAAGCCTCGCTGAATACCGGCATTCAAAAGGGCATGTCTACGCTGGAATCCAGCTTTGCCCTGGCCATGAAATACATTCAGGCCACCGACCCAGCCAAAGCCGCGAAGATGGCCGAAGCCCAGGCCAAGATCAGTAAGGAAGCGGATCCGGAGACAGCCAAGGCAGCGCTCGATGCGCTGGAGAAATCCTTGCGTACCGGTGACCTGTTCGCCGACATGCAGGTTAAGGCAGCACTCACGGCCTATTCGCAAAATAAGCAGCTGTACGAGCAGCTGAAAAAGGATTCGCAATCTTCCGGCGGGATCCTCGACAAGAACCTGGCCGAGCGGCGCGAGACATCGAAACAGATGTGGGACGAGCTGGGTCAGGCGGTCAGCGATGGCATGCGCAGCATTGGCGATGCCATCCGGCCTGCGACTGATGCGGTTGCCCAGGGGCTTACCTCCGTTGTGCGTTGGCTGACAAAACTGTCCGACGGCTCGCAACCGGTGGTGCTCGGTATTGCCGGCATCACTGCCGGATTGATAGCGCTCAAGTCGGCGGCCAGTGCGGTCAAGATTGGTAGGGGGCTGTACAACATCACTCGCGGCCGGGCGATGGAACGAGGCGTGGGCTCGCTGGGTGACGCTGTAACCAAGGCACCGAAAACCGGTATCAAGACGGTCGATAAGGGCCTGGGTGCTCTCGGCAAGCTGATGGGGGCAGGCAACGATTCTGGCGCAGGGCTGAGCGCTGAGCCGCAACGTGTATTTGTCGTCAACGCTGATGCGATAGGGCGGGCAAGCTCTGGCCCTGGTGCGGATCCCGGCGGTGGTACACGTAGGCGTCAACGTGGCCGGCGTGGTCGCCGTAGCGGCATTGGAACCCTCCCGCGTCGGCGATTACCCGGCCGGGTGCCCAGTCCTCCGGTCGTGTCAGCCCCTGCCGCCGTGTCTGTCATGCCAAAGGTGGGTCTGTTGGCTGCTGCGCCTATGGCTGCTGCTGCGGAGGCAGCGTCCGGTGGCTCGCTCGGCCGTGCGGTTCAGTCCATCAGGGGAGTCACCCGAGCCACCAAACGCATCCCCGGCGGTAACGTACTGGATGCAGGGGTGGGAGTCCTAGACACAGCACTCAACGCCACGACCCAAGACGAAAAAGCCGAGGGTTATGGTGGGGCTGCGGGTGGTTTCGCGGGCGCCCTGGCCGGCGGTGCGGCAGGGGCCGCCATCGGTTCAGTGGTACCCATCATCGGTACCGCCATTGGCGGCGCAATCGGTGCCGCTTTGGGCGGCCTGGGTGGGGAGAGCATCGGCAGCTTCTTGGGCAAGTCCTGGTTTGGTAGTGAGGCTCAGGCCGAAGAGGCCAAGCCTGCCGAGGTCGTCAAGCCAGCGGAACCTACGCCGCCAGTGCCGCCGAAGGTCGAACAGGCTTTCAGCTTTGCGCCGAATGTCTCCATCACCGTTCAAGGCGATGTGAAGGATCCCGCGCAGTTGGCTCGAGAACTGGAGCCGCACCTACGTCAGCTCATGGAGGCTTTCTCTCGGGAGACGCTCGCTCGACAGTCGTCGAGCCAGTTGTTCGATGCCCCTCACGTTTAA
- a CDS encoding tail protein X has protein sequence MATTCRTSDGDLLDTVCHHYYGHLNGTVEAVLAANQGLADEPQPFRAGVIILLSDLPAQTLEEVQLWD, from the coding sequence ATGGCAACGACCTGCAGAACGTCTGACGGGGATCTGTTGGACACCGTCTGTCATCACTATTACGGCCATCTGAACGGCACGGTGGAAGCCGTGCTTGCCGCCAATCAAGGCCTCGCCGATGAGCCTCAACCGTTTCGTGCTGGCGTGATCATCCTGCTGTCGGATCTGCCGGCGCAGACCTTGGAGGAGGTTCAGTTATGGGACTAA
- the umuC gene encoding translesion error-prone DNA polymerase V subunit UmuC: MSKAQPVFALIDCNSFYASCERVFRPDLARVPIVVLSNNDGCVIARSYDAKPYVKMGEPYFQIKHKLQKHGIVPFSSNYALYGDMSERVMSLIESMVPAVEVYSIDEAFADLTGIDGRDALGRKIRGHVLRCTGIPVGVGIAHTKTLAKLANHTAKRLQVQTGGVVDICDPFKRDWVLRNTDVSEVWGVGRKMKLHLDTMGIKTAMDLAKADPWTLRKKFSVLIEKTARELGGTPCLELDEPDPPKQEICCSRMFGKRLTELASIKEAVATYMMRASEKLRAQKSLCKKIRVSIRTGMFNPEEAKYSKGVLIDLPYPTDDVRLLTKAAVDALDRVFRPGFKYSKAEVLLVNLCQPGEYTDDLFANTQPTDATRLMAVLDQINERWGRGTLRSASVPVDPLWGMRREMMSQSFTTKLNQLWKVSCN; encoded by the coding sequence ATGTCTAAAGCCCAGCCCGTTTTCGCCCTGATCGACTGCAACAGCTTTTACGCCAGTTGCGAAAGAGTGTTCCGTCCGGACCTGGCCCGCGTGCCCATTGTAGTGCTGAGCAACAACGACGGCTGTGTGATCGCTCGCAGCTACGATGCCAAGCCCTACGTGAAGATGGGCGAGCCGTATTTCCAGATTAAGCACAAGCTGCAGAAACACGGCATCGTCCCGTTCTCGTCCAATTACGCGCTCTATGGGGATATGAGCGAGCGCGTCATGTCCCTCATTGAATCGATGGTGCCCGCAGTTGAGGTCTATAGCATCGACGAAGCCTTCGCGGATCTGACCGGCATTGATGGCCGGGATGCCCTTGGCCGAAAGATCCGCGGCCACGTGCTGCGCTGCACTGGCATCCCTGTTGGGGTGGGAATCGCTCACACGAAAACCCTGGCAAAGCTGGCGAATCACACGGCCAAGCGACTCCAGGTGCAAACGGGCGGCGTGGTCGATATCTGCGACCCGTTCAAGCGCGATTGGGTGCTGCGCAACACCGACGTGTCCGAAGTCTGGGGAGTCGGTCGCAAGATGAAATTGCATCTGGATACCATGGGCATCAAGACAGCGATGGACCTGGCGAAGGCCGACCCGTGGACACTGCGCAAGAAGTTCAGCGTACTGATCGAGAAGACCGCCCGCGAGCTGGGCGGCACGCCGTGCCTGGAGCTGGACGAGCCGGACCCGCCGAAGCAGGAGATCTGTTGTAGCCGGATGTTTGGGAAGCGGCTCACGGAATTGGCTTCCATCAAGGAGGCGGTAGCCACTTACATGATGCGGGCTTCGGAGAAGCTCAGAGCGCAGAAGTCACTTTGCAAGAAGATTCGCGTCAGTATCCGCACCGGTATGTTCAACCCGGAGGAGGCGAAATATTCCAAGGGCGTGCTAATTGATCTGCCGTATCCGACTGATGATGTGCGTTTGCTGACGAAAGCTGCGGTGGATGCGCTTGATCGAGTGTTTAGGCCGGGGTTCAAGTACAGCAAGGCAGAGGTACTGCTGGTGAACCTTTGCCAGCCAGGAGAGTATACAGACGATCTGTTCGCAAATACCCAGCCTACTGACGCCACGAGACTGATGGCAGTGTTGGACCAGATCAACGAGCGATGGGGCAGAGGGACGTTGCGTTCGGCCAGTGTGCCGGTTGATCCTCTCTGGGGGATGCGGCGCGAGATGATGAGTCAGAGCTTTACAACTAAGCTAAATCAACTTTGGAAAGTTAGTTGTAATTGA
- a CDS encoding LexA family protein translates to MSYSILGPIAEGGLKLPLCSFRVPAGFPSPAADHIEAHISLDEVLNIRAPHVYLVSIAGESMQGAGIFEGDLAVVDRAMEPAHGHIVVALLNNEPVCKRLCIRGKEVILLSENPKYPPRYVLEGDELVIWGVITCSVRSHV, encoded by the coding sequence ATGAGCTATTCAATTCTAGGCCCTATTGCCGAGGGTGGCTTGAAGCTGCCCTTGTGTTCGTTTCGAGTGCCTGCCGGGTTTCCGTCCCCGGCGGCGGACCACATCGAAGCGCACATCTCATTGGATGAGGTTCTGAACATTCGCGCCCCGCATGTCTACCTGGTTTCCATCGCAGGGGAGAGCATGCAAGGCGCTGGGATTTTTGAAGGGGACCTAGCCGTTGTGGATCGTGCGATGGAACCTGCGCATGGCCACATCGTCGTGGCGCTGCTGAACAACGAACCCGTATGCAAACGCCTCTGCATCCGTGGGAAGGAGGTGATTCTCCTGTCGGAGAACCCAAAGTATCCACCGAGGTACGTGCTCGAGGGCGACGAGTTGGTCATCTGGGGCGTCATCACCTGCAGCGTGCGCAGCCATGTCTAA
- a CDS encoding phage tail protein has product MAYMEQMQSALKSLLAAGESGRTSLDGMLGPLNGAISDMTGAASELEGVPFIGPAIGAKVQRTMRAINAAQSAVGQVAARYNQAVNAASQVQERLGSLKEQAGKAGAAINRIAGQVSPSLSNILPTGALTPQLTPAAEAVKPFPHLLIMQPLESNAQPYYFNLDTAAFDELRRQTSFRWAGQERLTRSIAQQAVGQGEDKITLKGAIFPGFRGGLKQLDTLRTIGGRLQPLSLTTGYGEVLGTWCLLNIEEEQSHLLAGGIPRKQSFSMEFVSYGNDLQNV; this is encoded by the coding sequence ATGGCCTACATGGAGCAAATGCAATCGGCGCTGAAATCGCTGCTGGCAGCGGGGGAGTCTGGCCGCACCAGTCTCGACGGCATGCTGGGACCGCTTAACGGCGCCATCAGCGACATGACGGGCGCCGCCTCGGAACTGGAGGGCGTGCCCTTCATCGGGCCGGCCATCGGTGCCAAGGTCCAGCGGACCATGAGAGCCATCAACGCGGCGCAGTCCGCCGTGGGGCAAGTGGCGGCCAGATACAATCAGGCCGTCAACGCTGCCAGTCAGGTGCAGGAACGCCTGGGCTCGCTCAAGGAGCAGGCGGGGAAAGCGGGCGCGGCGATCAATCGCATCGCCGGGCAGGTGAGCCCCTCGCTGAGCAACATCCTGCCCACGGGGGCACTCACTCCACAGCTGACCCCGGCGGCCGAGGCGGTGAAACCTTTTCCGCACCTGCTGATCATGCAGCCCCTGGAATCAAACGCCCAGCCGTACTACTTCAACTTGGACACGGCGGCTTTCGATGAACTGCGTAGGCAGACATCGTTCCGCTGGGCCGGCCAGGAACGCCTGACGCGCAGCATTGCCCAGCAGGCGGTAGGGCAGGGAGAGGACAAAATCACCCTCAAGGGCGCGATTTTTCCTGGTTTCAGAGGAGGGCTAAAACAGCTGGATACCTTGCGCACCATCGGCGGTCGTCTGCAGCCGCTCAGCTTGACCACCGGTTACGGGGAGGTGCTGGGCACCTGGTGCCTGCTCAACATTGAGGAAGAACAAAGCCACCTGCTAGCAGGTGGCATTCCTCGTAAACAATCCTTCTCGATGGAGTTCGTGAGCTATGGCAACGACCTGCAGAACGTCTGA
- a CDS encoding DNA adenine methylase produces MSSPIIPWMGGKRRLADRLIPLFPPHECYVEVFAGGAALYFMRPQAAPVEVLNDINGDLVTLYRVVQNHLEEFVRQFKWALSSRQVFEWQKLTRPETLTDIQRAARFFYLQHHAFAGKVTGQTFGTATTGPAINLLRIEENLSAAWQRLSGTYVENLPWLDCAERYDRAHTFHYMDPPYWQTAGYGVDFPFENYERMADFMRRCKGKVMVSINDHPDIRRVFQGFHFETLDIRYSNTNQRQGKAEVSGELVIMNWEPAALGGLF; encoded by the coding sequence ATGTCTTCACCCATCATTCCTTGGATGGGCGGCAAACGTCGCCTAGCCGACCGCCTCATTCCGCTTTTTCCGCCTCACGAATGCTATGTCGAAGTCTTTGCCGGCGGTGCCGCGCTTTACTTCATGCGACCCCAGGCCGCTCCCGTTGAAGTCCTGAACGATATCAACGGCGACTTGGTGACGCTCTATCGTGTCGTGCAGAACCATCTGGAAGAATTCGTGCGCCAGTTCAAATGGGCGCTCAGCTCGCGCCAGGTATTCGAGTGGCAGAAATTGACTCGTCCTGAAACCCTCACCGACATCCAGCGCGCCGCCCGGTTCTTCTATCTGCAGCACCATGCCTTCGCCGGCAAAGTCACCGGGCAGACGTTCGGAACCGCGACCACTGGCCCGGCCATCAACCTGCTGCGGATCGAGGAGAACCTCTCGGCCGCGTGGCAGCGACTGTCCGGCACCTACGTCGAAAACCTCCCCTGGCTCGATTGTGCTGAGCGCTACGACCGCGCTCACACGTTCCACTACATGGACCCACCGTACTGGCAGACCGCTGGATATGGCGTGGATTTCCCGTTCGAGAATTACGAGCGGATGGCTGACTTTATGCGCCGCTGCAAGGGCAAGGTAATGGTCAGCATCAACGATCACCCGGACATCCGGCGTGTGTTCCAGGGCTTTCACTTCGAGACGTTGGACATTCGGTATAGCAACACGAACCAGCGTCAGGGCAAGGCGGAGGTCAGCGGTGAACTGGTGATCATGAACTGGGAGCCGGCGGCGTTGGGAGGGCTGTTCTAA
- a CDS encoding phage tail assembly protein: MSNTEIPSWMTLAADCVTVKLTVPVEANGVRVDTLSLRAPTVRDLRIARQTAPNDEEQQDLNLFASLAEVNPKELDGMFLKDYARLQAGYFRLVREDELHPGSAEATR, translated from the coding sequence ATGAGCAATACCGAAATTCCAAGCTGGATGACACTGGCCGCTGACTGCGTCACTGTGAAACTGACCGTCCCGGTCGAGGCCAACGGCGTGCGCGTCGATACGCTGAGTCTGCGAGCGCCGACCGTTCGTGACCTTCGTATAGCCCGGCAAACCGCGCCCAACGATGAGGAGCAACAGGACTTGAACCTGTTCGCCTCGTTGGCCGAGGTCAATCCCAAGGAGCTGGACGGCATGTTCCTCAAGGACTACGCCCGTTTGCAGGCCGGTTATTTTCGTCTGGTGCGAGAGGATGAACTTCACCCAGGCAGTGCAGAAGCAACTCGCTAA
- a CDS encoding SOS response-associated peptidase family protein: MCGRFVQYDGMAVFMEELGPQLPLFGGYDAEPISRYNVAPTTRVQILHSTEAGVHITPVRWGWAPFWAKGKRPDPINARIETVTTGKFFKQLWPAGRALVPSEGWYEWVKDPSDPKKKQPYFIRLKDQKPMFYGALAQARPGLNERDGDGFVIITASCEQGMVDIHDRRPLVLSPEEARQWLDPDLSPAQAEEIAKNRSRPETDFEWYAVGKEVGNVKNQGAQLLLPWSSEEN, translated from the coding sequence ATGTGCGGGAGATTCGTGCAGTACGACGGGATGGCCGTGTTTATGGAGGAGCTAGGCCCTCAACTGCCATTGTTCGGCGGGTACGACGCGGAGCCGATCAGCCGGTACAACGTGGCTCCGACGACCCGCGTACAGATCCTGCACAGCACAGAGGCAGGCGTTCATATCACGCCAGTGAGATGGGGATGGGCGCCCTTTTGGGCGAAGGGGAAACGTCCGGATCCGATTAATGCAAGGATCGAGACCGTTACAACGGGAAAGTTTTTCAAACAGCTTTGGCCGGCCGGGCGCGCACTGGTGCCCAGCGAGGGCTGGTATGAGTGGGTTAAAGACCCAAGTGATCCAAAGAAAAAGCAGCCGTATTTTATTCGCTTGAAAGATCAAAAGCCGATGTTCTACGGGGCGCTCGCACAGGCCCGTCCAGGGCTGAACGAGCGCGACGGCGACGGCTTTGTGATTATTACCGCGTCCTGCGAACAGGGCATGGTGGATATCCATGATCGCAGGCCGCTGGTGTTATCACCTGAAGAAGCCAGGCAATGGCTGGATCCAGATCTCAGTCCAGCGCAGGCAGAGGAAATAGCTAAAAACCGCTCCCGGCCGGAAACGGATTTCGAATGGTATGCCGTGGGCAAAGAGGTGGGGAACGTCAAAAACCAGGGAGCACAGTTGTTGCTCCCCTGGAGTTCGGAAGAAAATTAA
- a CDS encoding phage late control D family protein, with protein MKPTFRIVADGKDITALINDRLLELRTSDKPGMESDDFELRIDDRDQAVTLPTRGARIEVYLGYAGKALTRLGQYTVDEVEVSGPPDTLRIRGKASDMRGSGKTVRSGSWENVPLQQIVRDVAARNGWQPVCPVQTKVPRADQLNESDFNFITRLAKQYDCTAKLADGKLLVMPRQGNQTASGKNLSPVVLRRADLSRYQFRFGDRNTQKAVRTKHQNKKTGALQVVELGNDELPDGLPAVHTDRHIYPNKSAAEQAAKARLAAFNRSTAGVRLEMAGRTDVFAERLIVVQGIKPGLDGEYLADAVEQLFTPAGWTTVVECNGGKKGKANAKGKKKKKEAKPVKVVQL; from the coding sequence ATGAAGCCTACCTTTCGCATCGTCGCGGACGGCAAGGACATCACCGCGCTGATCAACGATCGTCTGCTGGAGTTGCGCACCTCGGACAAGCCCGGCATGGAGTCGGACGACTTCGAGCTGCGCATTGATGACCGTGATCAAGCGGTCACGTTACCGACGCGTGGCGCACGTATTGAGGTGTACCTGGGCTACGCCGGAAAGGCTCTGACCCGTTTGGGTCAGTACACCGTGGATGAGGTGGAGGTATCCGGTCCTCCGGACACACTGCGCATTCGGGGCAAAGCGAGCGACATGCGGGGTAGCGGAAAGACTGTGCGCAGCGGGTCTTGGGAAAACGTACCGTTGCAGCAGATCGTCCGAGATGTGGCCGCCCGCAATGGTTGGCAGCCGGTATGCCCGGTCCAGACCAAAGTGCCCCGCGCCGACCAGCTCAACGAATCGGATTTCAACTTTATCACCCGGCTGGCCAAGCAATACGACTGCACCGCCAAGCTGGCTGACGGCAAGCTGCTGGTGATGCCTCGCCAGGGTAACCAAACCGCTAGCGGCAAGAATCTGAGCCCCGTAGTGCTTCGTCGCGCCGACTTGAGCCGTTATCAATTCCGCTTTGGTGATCGCAACACGCAAAAGGCCGTGCGCACCAAACACCAGAACAAGAAAACGGGCGCCCTGCAGGTGGTCGAGCTGGGGAATGATGAGCTGCCCGACGGCCTTCCTGCGGTCCACACCGACCGGCATATCTACCCGAACAAGTCCGCCGCCGAGCAGGCCGCCAAGGCGCGCTTGGCCGCGTTCAACCGCAGCACTGCCGGGGTGCGCTTGGAGATGGCTGGGCGAACTGACGTCTTCGCCGAACGACTGATTGTGGTCCAGGGCATCAAGCCGGGCCTCGACGGGGAGTATCTGGCGGACGCGGTAGAGCAGTTATTCACACCCGCCGGCTGGACCACCGTTGTCGAATGCAACGGCGGCAAGAAGGGCAAGGCCAATGCCAAAGGTAAGAAAAAGAAGAAGGAAGCCAAGCCGGTCAAGGTCGTCCAGCTTTAA